CACGAAGCTGTCGTCCGGCAAGGAGCGCCCCTTGGCGCTGACCACGCCGGCGGTCACGCTGTTCTCGAAACCGAAGGGCGAGCCGATGGCCAGCACCCATTCGCCCACCTTGAGGTCCTTGGTGTTGCCCAGCGGTACCACGGGCAGGTCCTTGGCGTCGATGCGCAGCACCGCCACGTCGGTCTTCGGGTCCGAGCCCAGCACCTTGGCCACGAACTCGCGCCGGTCGGTGAGCTTGACGGTGACGCGCTGCGCGTTGCGCACCACGTGGGCGTTGGTCAGCACCAGACCGTCGGCGCTGATGATGAAGCCCGAGCCCTGGCCACGCGTGGGCGCTTGGCGACCACCTTGTGCGCCCGGTCCCTGGAAACGTTTGAAGAACTCGAAGAACGGGTCGTTCGGGTCGATGCCCGGGATCTGGTTGGAGGCTTGTTGCTGTTCGTCGTCGCCGGCTTTGCCGATGACGCTGATGTTGACCACGGCCGCGCCGTGGCGCTGCGCGATCTGGGAGAAGTCGGGCAAGCCCGCAGCGTACAGGGGCGTGGACTGCGTGGCCACCGGCGCGTTCGCATTGGCCGCCGCGTTGGCGTGGGTCCCGCTCACCAGCCCGACGCTGGCGCCACCGACGATGCCTGCGGCCGCCAGGGACAGCACCAGGCGCGTCGCGGTTAGAGACAAGGTTTTCATGAGAGCTCCTTCAGCAAGGACAGGTTGAACATGTCCTCGAATATGGGCCCTCAGAGTTAGAGGATTCTTAGGCTGCGGGCCGATCGAGCGGCAGGCGCAGCCCGATGCGCAGGCCACCCAGGCGCGGTGAGCGGTCCAGTTCGAGCCGGCTTCCGTGCAGCTGCGCGATGGCGTTGGCAATGGCCAGGCCCAGTCCGCTGCCGTTGGCGGGTGATCCGGGCAGGCGGTAGAAGCGGTCGAGCACGCGGGCACGGTCGGCGTCGGGAATGCCGGGCCCGCTGTCTTCCACGCAGAGCAGGAGCCGATCGGCTTCGCGCCGCACCGACACGTCCACCGTGCCGCCTTCGGGCGTGTACTTGAGCGCGTTGTCCACCAGGTTGCCGAGCAGGATGCGCAGGGGTTCGGCGTGGCCCAGCACCTGTCCCGCATCGGCTTGGCCCAGGCCGAGGTCGATGTGGCGCGCGTTGGCGCGCGGCACCGCGTCGGCGATCACCTGCGCCGCGAGTTCGGCCAGCGAGACGGCCTGCGCGGGCTCGCCGCTGGAGGGTTGCGCCTGCTGGCGGGCGAGCATGAGCAACTGCTCCACCAGGTGCGTGGCCCGGTCGATGCCGGCGAGCAGGCGCTCCACCGCCACCTGGCGCGTGTCGTCGTCGCGCGCGCGCTGCAGCCCTTGCGCCTGCAGACGCAACGCGGCCAAGGGTGTGCGCAGTTCGTGCGCGGCTTCGGCCACGAAGTTCTTCTGCGCATCGAAGGCCTGGCGCACGCGTGCGAACAGCAAGTTGAGTTCGTGCACGAGTGGCTGGATCTCGTCGGGCAAGCCCGCCTCGCTCACCTCGCCGAGTTCGTCGGCCTCGCGCGCGGCCACCTGGCGCCGCACGCGCGCCACCGGCGCCAGCGACATGCTCACCACCGCCCAGGCCACCAGCATGAGCAAGGGCGCCATCCAGGCGATCGGCAGCACGGTGCGCCAGGCAAGCGCGCGCGCCATGATCTGGCGCGGACGCATGTCCTGCGCCACCTGAACCACTTGCGTGCGCGATTGCATCGAGAACACGCGGTAGGGTCTGCCGTCGACTTCGATGTTGGAGAAGCCCAGCACCGCACGCTGCGGCAGGTCGGCGCGCGTGCCGGACTGGAACACACGCAGGCCGTCGCTGGTCCAGACCTGTACGAAGAAATCGAACGCATCGGCAGGCAGGCCCGGTTCGTCCAGGGGCGAAGGCCTGCCCGGCGGCACGACGCCCGCGCGCAGGGCTTGTGCCATCTGCTCCATGTGGTAGTCGAAGATGCCGTCGGCCTCCGCCCTCGCCTGCCGGTACACCACAGCCGCCTGCAGACCGGCCGCGAGCACGATGGCCAGCAGCAGCAGGCCGATCAGGCGTGCGCGCAGCGAATGGATGGCGAACACGCGCACAAGCCTCATGCCTTGGGGATCATGTAACCGACGCCGCGCACGTTCTGGATCAGTCCGGCGCCCAGCTTCTTGCGCACGCCGTGGATGTACACCTCCACCGCGTTGCTGCTCACGTCGTCTTTCCAGCCATAAAGCTTTTCTTCGAGTTGTGCGCGTGAGAGCACGCGCCCCGGGCGCGCGATCAGCGGCTCGAGCACGGCCCACTCGCGCGCCGAGAGCACCACGGGTTCGCCCTGCAGGGTCACCTCGCGCGTGGCGGTGTTGATGCTCACGCCCATGTGTTCGTACACCGGCTCGGCACGGCCAGCGGCGCGGCGCAACAGGGCACGGATGCGCGCGAGCAGTTCGTCGAGGTCGTAGGGTTTGAGGATGTAGTCGTCCGCGCCCGCGTCCAGGCCTTGCACGCGCTGCTGTACCGAGTCGCGGGCGGTGGCAATGAGCACAGGCACGCGGTTCTTGCGGGCGCGCAGTTCGCGCAACACCTCCAGCCCGTCGCGGCGCGGCAGGCCCAGATCGAGCAGGATGAGGTCGTAGCTTTCCGCTTGTGCGGCGGTCGCGGCCATCTCGCCGTCGCGCACCCAGTCAACCGCGTAGTGCTCGGCGCGCAGCAGGTCCAGCACGGCCTCGCCGATCATGGTGTCGTCTTCGACCAGCAGCAGTCTCATGGATGCGCGTTCTCCAGATCCGTGGTTGTCGAATGCCCCGACGGGGCACCCCGTCTGCATGATGCGGGATTTCGCTTAGAGCGGCCTTATTTTTACCGCGCAACGCGGGGGGCAAATGCAATCCACCCGGAGCACGTGCCTGTATCCAGAGACACCAAGGGACGGCGCCGGCCCAAGATGCCGTCCCCCCTCCAAGCGCCGAAGGTGCGCTACGGAGAAAAGAAGCTGGGCCATGCGCGCAGCGGCATGGCAGCTTTGCATGTCTCCGGCGAGCGTGCCCCTCACCCCAACCCTCTCCCCAGAGGGGCGAGGGAGCAAGACACGCAACGCGAGAAGTATCTTCGTCCAGAGGCAACGAGGGACGGCTGCGCCGGCCCAAGATGCTGTCCCCCCTCCAAGCGCCGAAGGCGCGCCAGAGAGGGGGGAAGCCGCGTCAGCGGCGCAGGGGGGTGTTTCAAATCACGCGCCGTCGAGCAGTTTCTTCACGTCCCCAGCCAGCGCCGCCGCGCCACTGCCGTAGCGGTGGTACAGACGGATGCGGCCTTGCGGGTCGTAGACGTAGCTGCCGGCCGAGTGGTCCATGGTGTAGCTGGTGGGCGTAGGACCGTCGACCTTCTTGTAGTACATCTTGTAGCTCTTGGCCAGCGCGGGCAGCGCGTCGGGTGCCGCGTACAAGGCGAGGAAGCTGGGGTCGAAATTGCCCACGTATTGCTTCATCACCTCGGGGGTGTCGCGCTCGGGATCGACACTGACGAACAGGCCTTGCAGGCGCTCGCCGTCGGGGCCGAGCAGGCGCTTGGCTTCGGCCAGTTCGCTCATGGACGTGGGGCACACGTCCGGGCACTGCGTGAAGCCGAAGAACATCACGACCGCCTTGCCCTTGAAGTCGGCCAGGGTGCGGGGCTGGCCGTTGTGGTCGGTGAGCGAGAAGCCGGTGGCGTAGTCGGCACCGGTGATGTCGATGCCGGCGAACGCGGCCGGCGCATCGGCCTTGTCGGTACAGGCGGCCAGGCCCAGCGTGCCCAGGCCCAGGGCGAGAAGTTGTCGGCGGTTCATGAGGTCTTCAGACATAGTGGTCGACCAGCAGGGCGGCAAACAGGGCCGCGAGGTGGATCAGGGAAAAACGGAAGGTCTTGCGCGCGAGCGCATCGGAGTAGTTGCGCCACAGCGCGAAGGCATAGGC
The sequence above is a segment of the Hydrogenophaga sp. BPS33 genome. Coding sequences within it:
- a CDS encoding ATP-binding protein; translation: MRLVRVFAIHSLRARLIGLLLLAIVLAAGLQAAVVYRQARAEADGIFDYHMEQMAQALRAGVVPPGRPSPLDEPGLPADAFDFFVQVWTSDGLRVFQSGTRADLPQRAVLGFSNIEVDGRPYRVFSMQSRTQVVQVAQDMRPRQIMARALAWRTVLPIAWMAPLLMLVAWAVVSMSLAPVARVRRQVAAREADELGEVSEAGLPDEIQPLVHELNLLFARVRQAFDAQKNFVAEAAHELRTPLAALRLQAQGLQRARDDDTRQVAVERLLAGIDRATHLVEQLLMLARQQAQPSSGEPAQAVSLAELAAQVIADAVPRANARHIDLGLGQADAGQVLGHAEPLRILLGNLVDNALKYTPEGGTVDVSVRREADRLLLCVEDSGPGIPDADRARVLDRFYRLPGSPANGSGLGLAIANAIAQLHGSRLELDRSPRLGGLRIGLRLPLDRPAA
- a CDS encoding response regulator transcription factor; translation: MRLLLVEDDTMIGEAVLDLLRAEHYAVDWVRDGEMAATAAQAESYDLILLDLGLPRRDGLEVLRELRARKNRVPVLIATARDSVQQRVQGLDAGADDYILKPYDLDELLARIRALLRRAAGRAEPVYEHMGVSINTATREVTLQGEPVVLSAREWAVLEPLIARPGRVLSRAQLEEKLYGWKDDVSSNAVEVYIHGVRKKLGAGLIQNVRGVGYMIPKA
- a CDS encoding SCO family protein encodes the protein MNRRQLLALGLGTLGLAACTDKADAPAAFAGIDITGADYATGFSLTDHNGQPRTLADFKGKAVVMFFGFTQCPDVCPTSMSELAEAKRLLGPDGERLQGLFVSVDPERDTPEVMKQYVGNFDPSFLALYAAPDALPALAKSYKMYYKKVDGPTPTSYTMDHSAGSYVYDPQGRIRLYHRYGSGAAALAGDVKKLLDGA